The proteins below come from a single Gimesia alba genomic window:
- the fliS gene encoding flagellar export chaperone FliS has translation MNGKDYIENQVLTATPHQLHLMVVDGALRFARKAAQAAEEQNFEQAHFALDKSRDLVAELIGGLDPAQQPELVEQLKALFVFVYENLNHADVKQEASFIHDAIKVLSIHRESWCELIEQLQSTTTEEKKTVHSQEPIKRPHHIEHSEQAHQSRSWLT, from the coding sequence ATGAACGGAAAAGATTACATAGAGAACCAGGTTTTAACGGCAACGCCGCACCAGCTGCATTTAATGGTCGTTGATGGCGCACTCCGTTTTGCCCGGAAAGCAGCGCAAGCGGCCGAAGAACAAAATTTCGAGCAGGCCCATTTTGCGTTGGATAAAAGCCGCGATCTGGTGGCGGAACTGATCGGAGGACTCGATCCTGCACAACAACCCGAGTTGGTTGAGCAGTTGAAGGCGTTGTTTGTTTTTGTGTATGAGAACTTGAATCATGCTGATGTGAAGCAGGAAGCCAGTTTCATCCATGACGCCATCAAAGTCCTGAGCATTCACCGGGAAAGCTGGTGTGAACTGATCGAACAGCTCCAGTCGACCACAACTGAGGAAAAAAAAACGGTTCATTCTCAAGAACCAATTAAACGACCGCATCATATAGAGCATTCTGAACAAGCACACCAGAGCCGTTCCTGGTTGACTTAA
- a CDS encoding ABC transporter ATP-binding protein codes for MTETISMPHPQLSAIAVEKAYRKDKHKVPVLRGIDVEVNKAEFLSIVGQSGSGKSTLMHLFGLLDFPDVGEIRLEGQRIDDLPDHARDQIRNRVFGFIFQFYHLLPELNLLENVLSPLMIRYSTWEYWKRKKQFKQDALEIIEKVGLSHRIKHRPSEMSGGEMQRAAIARALIAKPQILLADEPTGNLDSSTGKEIMDLLTNLNEQEQLTIIMVTHDNSIAAQAHRTVRLREGQIEVLGKSQAASVPA; via the coding sequence ATGACAGAGACCATTTCCATGCCGCATCCACAGTTATCCGCGATTGCCGTCGAAAAGGCCTATCGAAAAGACAAACACAAAGTCCCTGTTCTGCGCGGGATTGATGTCGAAGTCAACAAGGCAGAATTCCTGTCGATCGTTGGTCAGTCCGGTTCGGGAAAGAGTACGCTGATGCATCTGTTCGGCTTGTTGGATTTTCCGGATGTCGGGGAAATTCGCCTGGAAGGCCAGCGGATCGACGATTTGCCCGACCACGCCCGCGATCAGATTCGTAACCGGGTCTTCGGGTTTATCTTCCAGTTTTATCATCTGCTGCCCGAACTCAATCTGCTGGAAAATGTGCTCTCTCCGCTCATGATCCGCTACTCTACATGGGAATACTGGAAACGCAAAAAACAGTTTAAACAGGATGCGCTGGAGATCATTGAAAAAGTCGGTTTGTCGCATCGAATCAAGCATCGCCCCTCTGAAATGTCGGGCGGAGAAATGCAGCGGGCCGCCATTGCCCGGGCATTAATTGCCAAGCCGCAAATCCTGCTGGCAGACGAGCCTACCGGAAATCTGGATAGTAGTACCGGGAAAGAAATTATGGACCTGCTGACCAACTTGAATGAGCAGGAACAGCTGACTATCATCATGGTAACGCACGATAATTCGATTGCAGCACAGGCACATCGAACGGTTCGCCTGCGGGAAGGACAGATCGAGGTTCTGGGGAAATCTCAGGCCGCTTCTGTTCCTGCCTAG
- a CDS encoding NHL domain-containing protein, with amino-acid sequence MKRTLSLFSILLFVLLISPLSAQTVKTLAGTGKQGHTGDGGPAVEAMVGEPYGLTLGPDGALYVCEIKSHVIRRIDEKTGKISTVAGSGQKGYNGDGGPALEAKLNEPYEVRFDKAGNMYFVEMVNNIVRRVDAKTGKIETVAGTGKKGFSGDGGPATEATFSRPHSIALDNNDNLYICDIGNHRIRRVDLKTGIISTFSGTGARKPTPDGAKVSGTPLNGPRALDFFAEGSGKGSLYLALREGNKVYRIDLDNETLHHIAGTGKKGYTGHGGPAKEATLSGPKGISVAPNGDIYLADTESHTIRVIRKINGIIETAVGDGKKGDGPAGDPAKCRMARPHGVYVGPEGNVYIGDSETYRVRKLTTGQK; translated from the coding sequence ATGAAGCGTACACTTTCTCTTTTCAGCATCTTACTGTTCGTCCTGTTGATATCACCACTCTCGGCACAAACGGTGAAAACCCTGGCGGGCACCGGGAAACAGGGACACACGGGCGATGGCGGGCCGGCTGTGGAAGCGATGGTGGGAGAGCCTTATGGCCTCACACTCGGCCCGGACGGGGCGTTGTATGTCTGTGAAATCAAAAGCCATGTCATCCGTCGGATTGATGAAAAAACAGGAAAGATTTCCACCGTCGCCGGTTCGGGCCAAAAAGGGTACAACGGCGATGGAGGGCCAGCCCTGGAAGCAAAACTGAATGAGCCGTATGAAGTTCGCTTTGACAAAGCGGGTAATATGTATTTCGTGGAAATGGTGAATAACATCGTGCGCCGCGTGGATGCCAAGACCGGTAAGATTGAAACCGTCGCAGGCACCGGCAAGAAAGGCTTTTCGGGGGATGGAGGACCGGCGACAGAAGCGACTTTTTCACGACCGCATTCGATCGCATTGGACAACAACGACAATTTGTATATCTGTGATATCGGCAATCATCGCATTCGCCGCGTCGATTTGAAAACTGGCATCATCAGCACATTTTCCGGTACCGGCGCACGGAAGCCAACTCCCGATGGCGCGAAGGTTTCAGGCACCCCCCTCAATGGCCCACGGGCTCTGGATTTCTTCGCTGAAGGTTCTGGAAAAGGCTCTTTGTATCTCGCTTTGCGGGAAGGGAACAAGGTGTATCGCATCGATTTGGATAATGAGACTTTACATCACATCGCGGGGACTGGTAAAAAAGGATATACAGGGCATGGCGGACCAGCCAAAGAAGCGACTTTGTCAGGCCCGAAAGGAATTTCCGTCGCACCGAACGGAGACATTTATCTGGCTGATACCGAAAGTCATACGATTCGTGTGATCCGCAAGATAAATGGCATCATCGAAACAGCCGTGGGAGATGGCAAAAAAGGGGATGGCCCTGCTGGAGATCCCGCGAAGTGCCGCATGGCACGACCGCATGGAGTTTATGTGGGGCCTGAAGGAAACGTCTATATTGGTGACAGTGAAACTTACCGCGTTCGCAAGTTAACTACGGGACAAAAATAA
- a CDS encoding ABC transporter permease, with product MYKSLLCLRYLRTRYIALASIISMTLGVATMIVVNSVMDGFSTDMRTRLRGILADVIVETNSLDGVPNTQDLKDRINRAVGKDIEGITATVEIYAMLSVQYGSQWQSKPVTLIGIDPDTKATVGPLSKYLVNTAENAVPDWELSPEAMAYRKEWTTRAQWMVDRWNHNPPPEEENKQISFEEPASNEPLPEPDFDSESSKESPFDSKPQVAEKANSVVNPFDEKTGAKAFGKEEELDPGSPLKARVYIGYGLVSFPYEDPDTGKTEMFQIVKPGDDVKISTVTAGHPPEPTHFNATVVDLFKSDMSEHDSSLVFCNLEYLQEARGMLDPESGEKAITSIQIKLKNPEDAAMVVSKLEEALPANLFRVRTWEDKQGPLLAAVEVESAILNVLLFLIIAVAGFGILAIFFMITIEKTRDIGVLKALGASSNGIMSIFLSYGLALGLVGSGVGVIVGLLFVKYINEIEKFITFVTGRKVFDQRIYYFPEISTHVEPMMVFWVAVGAMIIAVLASILPARKAARFHPVESLRYE from the coding sequence ATGTACAAATCACTGTTATGCCTGCGATATTTGCGAACCCGATATATTGCACTGGCCAGTATCATCAGCATGACGCTCGGCGTCGCGACGATGATTGTCGTCAACAGCGTCATGGATGGCTTCAGCACCGATATGCGAACCCGGCTGCGAGGCATTCTGGCCGATGTCATCGTCGAGACGAATTCACTCGATGGCGTTCCGAATACGCAGGATCTCAAAGACCGCATCAATCGTGCGGTGGGTAAAGACATTGAGGGCATCACGGCAACGGTCGAAATTTATGCCATGCTCAGTGTGCAATACGGCTCACAATGGCAGAGTAAACCGGTCACTTTGATCGGCATCGACCCCGATACCAAAGCGACCGTCGGGCCGCTCTCGAAATACCTGGTCAACACCGCTGAAAATGCGGTTCCCGACTGGGAGCTCTCGCCGGAAGCGATGGCTTATCGCAAAGAATGGACGACCCGCGCCCAGTGGATGGTCGATCGCTGGAATCATAATCCGCCGCCTGAAGAAGAGAACAAGCAGATCTCTTTTGAAGAACCGGCATCGAACGAGCCACTGCCTGAACCCGACTTCGACTCGGAATCATCTAAGGAATCTCCCTTTGATTCAAAACCCCAGGTCGCAGAGAAAGCAAACTCGGTTGTGAATCCCTTTGATGAAAAAACAGGAGCAAAGGCCTTTGGGAAAGAAGAAGAACTTGATCCCGGCAGCCCTTTGAAGGCACGCGTCTATATCGGCTACGGACTCGTCAGCTTTCCATATGAAGATCCGGATACCGGTAAGACGGAAATGTTTCAGATCGTCAAGCCCGGCGATGATGTCAAAATCAGTACGGTGACAGCCGGCCATCCTCCTGAACCAACTCACTTCAATGCCACCGTCGTTGATCTGTTCAAGAGCGACATGAGTGAACACGACAGCAGCCTGGTTTTCTGCAACCTGGAATATCTGCAGGAAGCCCGCGGCATGCTCGATCCGGAAAGTGGCGAGAAAGCGATTACATCGATTCAGATCAAACTCAAAAACCCGGAAGACGCTGCCATGGTCGTTAGCAAACTAGAAGAAGCATTACCTGCGAATCTCTTCCGTGTACGGACCTGGGAAGACAAGCAGGGGCCGCTGCTGGCAGCCGTTGAAGTGGAATCGGCGATCCTGAATGTCTTGCTGTTCCTGATCATTGCTGTCGCCGGTTTTGGGATTCTCGCGATCTTCTTCATGATCACCATCGAGAAAACTCGCGATATCGGCGTCTTGAAAGCATTGGGCGCGAGCTCGAATGGCATCATGTCGATCTTCCTGTCTTACGGACTGGCACTCGGGCTGGTCGGCAGTGGAGTGGGTGTGATCGTCGGTTTGCTGTTTGTGAAGTATATCAACGAGATCGAAAAATTCATTACCTTTGTGACCGGTCGAAAAGTGTTCGACCAGCGCATTTATTACTTCCCCGAAATATCGACTCATGTGGAACCGATGATGGTGTTCTGGGTGGCGGTCGGCGCGATGATCATTGCTGTCCTGGCCAGCATTCTTCCCGCCCGTAAAGCAGCCCGCTTCCATCCTGTCGAGTCGTTACGATACGAATAG
- a CDS encoding branched-chain amino acid aminotransferase has protein sequence MKTVLIQLMNEEAGFIVSSELVLVSTIAVLAMIVGLSEVANNVNQELEDVGSAFGRINQSFYVAGASGHKGYTYGSDFHDQFDFCDGQNDIVCDRPPVREGRGGYNY, from the coding sequence ATGAAAACCGTGCTGATCCAATTGATGAATGAAGAGGCGGGATTTATCGTCTCGTCCGAACTGGTCCTTGTCTCAACGATTGCCGTCCTGGCCATGATTGTCGGACTCTCTGAAGTCGCCAACAATGTGAACCAGGAACTCGAAGATGTCGGCAGTGCCTTTGGTCGGATTAACCAGAGTTTTTATGTCGCCGGTGCCTCAGGCCATAAAGGCTACACCTATGGCAGTGACTTCCATGATCAATTTGACTTCTGTGACGGCCAAAACGACATCGTCTGCGATCGTCCACCAGTACGGGAAGGTCGAGGCGGCTATAACTATTAA
- a CDS encoding YHS domain-containing protein translates to MRISSQSIVALFCIAGLLWLSTSAQGEPADKAAAVSKSDREATKQALAQFNSLIGGWRGVGMIKRNSRKGAWSEKAEWVWKFDPKSTGIAYQITDGKFLKSALLTYDPQKKTYLLSTVLPDGKTRDYTGTLKKDTLVLESAPNKEGAVYRISIRRLNEKRTLVLFEQQNQGQSFYYRLAEVGYTRAGTKLAESGSGGPECIVTGGAGTIQVSYQGKNYYVCCTGCKQAFEEDPETFIEEAKQKAEARRKKKSP, encoded by the coding sequence ATGCGAATCTCATCTCAATCGATTGTGGCTCTGTTTTGTATTGCTGGATTGCTCTGGTTGTCGACCAGTGCTCAGGGAGAACCAGCCGACAAGGCTGCTGCGGTTTCGAAATCAGATCGTGAAGCAACGAAACAGGCACTCGCTCAATTCAATTCGCTCATTGGTGGCTGGCGCGGCGTGGGGATGATCAAACGGAATTCCCGTAAAGGGGCCTGGTCAGAAAAAGCAGAGTGGGTCTGGAAATTCGATCCGAAGTCCACCGGCATTGCCTACCAGATTACGGATGGCAAATTTCTCAAGTCGGCTTTGCTCACCTATGATCCGCAGAAGAAAACGTACTTGCTTTCTACAGTCCTGCCCGACGGCAAGACACGCGATTATACAGGCACGCTGAAGAAAGACACGCTGGTCCTGGAATCTGCGCCCAATAAAGAAGGAGCCGTCTACCGCATCTCGATACGGCGACTCAACGAAAAACGCACGCTGGTTCTGTTTGAGCAGCAGAATCAAGGTCAGTCATTTTATTACCGCCTCGCAGAAGTCGGCTACACCAGAGCAGGCACGAAACTGGCCGAGTCAGGCAGTGGCGGACCGGAATGCATCGTGACCGGAGGCGCGGGCACGATCCAGGTCAGCTATCAGGGCAAAAACTATTACGTCTGCTGCACTGGCTGCAAACAGGCCTTTGAAGAAGATCCCGAAACGTTTATCGAAGAAGCAAAACAAAAAGCAGAAGCCCGCCGCAAAAAGAAATCCCCATAG
- the ilvE gene encoding branched-chain-amino-acid transaminase: protein MSLQIYLDGKLLPKEEAKISVFDHGLLYGDGVFEGIRVYSKKVFLMQEHIDRLYESALAIRLEIPLSKDEMIKAVNETVAANKIEDGYVRLVITRGAGSLGLDIRRTSNPQVIIIADNISLYDPQLYEDGLKIITAATIRNHPAALSSRVKSLNYLNNIMAKIEGTDAGCLEALMLNHKGEVAECTGDNIFIIKDGVVKTPSIDAGILEGITRNAVIKLAEQSGITVEQIPFTRHDIFIADECFLTGSAAEVIPVVELDGRKIGDGKPGPITKELNEKFKKLTRE, encoded by the coding sequence ATGTCGCTCCAAATTTATCTTGACGGAAAACTGCTTCCCAAGGAAGAAGCAAAAATCAGTGTATTCGATCACGGTCTGCTGTACGGCGATGGCGTGTTTGAAGGCATTCGTGTCTACAGCAAAAAAGTCTTCCTGATGCAGGAGCACATCGACCGCTTATACGAAAGCGCGCTCGCCATTCGTCTGGAGATTCCTCTCTCAAAAGACGAGATGATCAAAGCCGTCAACGAAACCGTGGCTGCCAACAAGATCGAAGATGGTTATGTGCGGCTGGTGATCACGCGCGGCGCCGGTTCGTTAGGACTCGACATCCGCCGTACCAGCAATCCTCAGGTGATTATCATCGCCGATAATATCTCCTTGTATGATCCTCAACTCTACGAAGATGGTTTGAAAATTATCACCGCAGCCACTATCCGCAACCATCCGGCGGCGCTTTCGTCGCGTGTGAAATCATTAAACTACTTGAATAACATTATGGCCAAGATTGAAGGTACCGACGCCGGCTGTCTCGAAGCGTTGATGCTCAATCACAAAGGCGAAGTCGCCGAATGTACCGGCGATAATATTTTCATTATCAAAGACGGAGTCGTCAAAACGCCTTCGATTGACGCCGGCATTCTGGAAGGCATTACCAGAAACGCCGTGATCAAACTCGCCGAACAGTCCGGCATCACCGTTGAACAGATTCCTTTCACACGACATGATATTTTCATCGCCGATGAATGCTTCCTGACGGGCTCTGCCGCAGAAGTCATTCCGGTCGTAGAACTGGATGGTCGCAAGATCGGCGATGGCAAACCGGGGCCGATCACCAAAGAGCTCAACGAAAAATTCAAAAAGCTCACGCGTGAATAA
- a CDS encoding Flp family type IVb pilin has translation MKNIINQLINDEAGFIVSAELVLISSIAVLAMIVGLSEVANNVNQELEDVGSAFSSIDQSYMLSNAHGHKGCTESSSFYDQSDFCSGQWDVQ, from the coding sequence ATGAAAAACATCATCAACCAACTGATCAACGACGAAGCCGGTTTCATTGTTTCTGCAGAACTCGTGCTGATTTCCAGCATCGCCGTTCTGGCTATGATTGTCGGACTTTCTGAGGTCGCGAACAACGTGAACCAGGAACTCGAAGATGTCGGCAGTGCCTTCTCTTCTATCGATCAGTCTTACATGCTGAGCAACGCACACGGCCACAAAGGCTGTACCGAATCCAGCAGCTTCTACGATCAATCCGACTTCTGCTCAGGTCAGTGGGACGTGCAATAA
- the lysS gene encoding lysine--tRNA ligase yields MSKVKPNRFEAERIKKLEKIQSLGLDPFGQRFDGHTPIAEARDQAPEESGVDGEEVRIAGRIMLRRKAGKLRFYDIKDWTGKIQLLFSRGDLTEAQWELMGTLDLGDLIGIDGCLRRTETGEISVFVKELTVLCKSLAQPPEKHHSVKDVELLLRQRSLDLIYTEGVLEKMLQRSQIIDSVRQTLRNHKFAEVETPMLHAVAGGAAARPFITHHNTLDIQLYMRIALELHLKRLMVGGIERVYEIGRVFRNEGIDATHNPEFTMIEVYQAYGDYETMMDLTEAIVTDAVKAISDTMQLPWGEDQTIDFSGPWERKKYYDLVKEHAGCDPHDPAAVAEVAKQHGIETENVHPDVLLNEVFEATCEEHLIGPVFVIDYPASICPLTKRKKDDPNIAERFELFVHGMELANAYTELNDPLLQEELFKTQLSGLSDEDSMAKMDTDFIKALKVGMPPAGGLGIGIDRLVMLLTNSHSIRDVIYFPLLRPEGQPAPPE; encoded by the coding sequence ATGTCCAAAGTGAAACCCAACCGTTTCGAAGCAGAACGGATTAAAAAGTTAGAGAAAATCCAATCCCTGGGACTCGATCCTTTTGGGCAGCGATTTGACGGCCACACTCCTATCGCCGAGGCACGCGATCAAGCTCCTGAAGAGTCAGGCGTCGATGGTGAAGAGGTTCGCATCGCGGGCCGGATTATGCTACGTCGTAAAGCGGGTAAGCTTCGCTTTTATGATATCAAGGACTGGACCGGTAAAATTCAGTTACTCTTCTCCCGCGGCGATTTGACGGAAGCCCAGTGGGAATTGATGGGCACACTCGATCTCGGCGATCTGATCGGTATTGATGGCTGTCTGCGACGCACCGAGACCGGTGAAATTTCGGTCTTTGTCAAAGAACTGACTGTGCTTTGCAAATCACTGGCACAGCCTCCGGAAAAACATCACAGTGTCAAAGACGTCGAATTGCTGCTCCGGCAGCGGTCACTCGATCTGATTTACACCGAAGGCGTTCTGGAAAAAATGCTCCAGCGGAGTCAGATTATTGACTCGGTACGACAGACTTTGCGCAATCATAAGTTTGCCGAAGTCGAAACGCCGATGTTGCATGCCGTTGCCGGCGGTGCGGCGGCCCGACCTTTTATTACACATCATAATACGCTCGATATCCAACTCTATATGCGAATCGCATTGGAACTGCACCTCAAACGCTTGATGGTCGGCGGGATTGAACGCGTTTATGAAATCGGTCGCGTCTTCCGGAATGAAGGTATCGACGCCACGCATAATCCTGAATTTACAATGATTGAGGTCTATCAGGCGTACGGCGATTACGAAACGATGATGGATCTGACCGAAGCCATCGTTACTGATGCCGTCAAAGCCATCAGCGATACGATGCAGCTTCCCTGGGGTGAAGATCAGACGATCGACTTCAGTGGTCCGTGGGAACGGAAAAAATATTACGACCTGGTCAAAGAACATGCCGGCTGCGATCCCCATGATCCTGCTGCTGTAGCCGAAGTCGCAAAGCAGCATGGCATCGAGACCGAAAATGTGCACCCGGATGTGCTGCTGAATGAAGTGTTTGAAGCCACCTGCGAGGAACATTTAATCGGGCCGGTTTTTGTGATCGATTACCCCGCGTCGATTTGCCCGTTAACCAAACGGAAAAAGGATGACCCCAACATCGCCGAGCGCTTTGAGCTGTTCGTGCATGGGATGGAATTGGCCAATGCCTACACCGAATTGAATGACCCGCTGCTGCAGGAAGAATTATTTAAAACACAATTGTCGGGTCTGTCAGATGAAGACTCGATGGCGAAGATGGATACAGATTTTATTAAAGCGTTAAAGGTTGGTATGCCGCCGGCAGGAGGCTTGGGAATAGGCATTGATCGTCTCGTGATGTTGTTGACCAACAGTCACAGTATTCGCGACGTGATTTACTTCCCGCTACTTCGGCCCGAAGGTCAGCCAGCACCACCAGAGTAA
- a CDS encoding DUF1559 family PulG-like putative transporter has product MSFFNLRSVFPKTRQNSLTPVRKNGFTLIELLVVIAIIAVLVALLLPAVQQAREAARMAQCKNNLRQIVLACHMYADSNGGYWPRAAADHHAGFGGKKRWHGERVTADATSKFQAHLGPLAPFLEQNAEIKKCPTFGNFAAHGTVPNAFEGGTGGYGYNQAYLGGTSWKNPYPISNMVATNMREIGSLARTVAFSDAALAQGFPDLHIIEYSFIEPPYFIDNWTPTYQEAPWRPDPSIHFRHTGTVANIGWADGRVTSAVMSGTGTSAYGGDPKKFQIGWFGPMDSNVLFSNKDKLEADMGGVQ; this is encoded by the coding sequence ATGTCTTTTTTCAATTTGCGTTCTGTGTTTCCCAAAACCAGACAGAATTCTTTAACGCCGGTTCGTAAAAACGGCTTTACTCTGATTGAACTGCTGGTGGTGATTGCCATCATCGCCGTACTCGTTGCATTGCTGTTACCCGCAGTACAGCAGGCGCGCGAAGCTGCTCGAATGGCGCAGTGCAAAAATAATCTCCGGCAAATTGTTCTGGCCTGCCATATGTATGCCGACTCGAACGGCGGCTATTGGCCACGCGCTGCTGCAGACCACCATGCTGGTTTTGGAGGAAAAAAACGCTGGCATGGAGAGCGGGTCACCGCGGACGCAACATCCAAGTTCCAGGCACACCTGGGCCCCTTGGCGCCATTCCTCGAACAAAATGCGGAAATTAAAAAGTGCCCCACATTTGGTAACTTTGCCGCACACGGGACCGTGCCGAATGCATTCGAAGGTGGTACGGGCGGTTACGGTTATAATCAGGCCTATCTTGGGGGTACTTCCTGGAAGAATCCTTATCCGATCAGCAACATGGTGGCTACCAATATGCGGGAAATCGGCAGCCTGGCACGAACCGTTGCCTTTTCGGATGCCGCACTCGCACAAGGCTTTCCTGACCTGCACATCATTGAATACAGCTTCATCGAACCACCGTACTTTATTGATAACTGGACTCCCACCTACCAGGAAGCCCCCTGGCGGCCTGATCCCTCGATTCATTTCCGCCACACAGGAACTGTTGCCAACATCGGCTGGGCAGATGGACGCGTTACCTCTGCGGTGATGTCGGGTACGGGTACCTCGGCTTACGGCGGAGATCCCAAGAAGTTTCAAATTGGCTGGTTCGGTCCGATGGACAGCAACGTTCTATTTAGCAACAAAGATAAACTGGAAGCCGACATGGGAGGCGTTCAGTAA
- a CDS encoding Nif3-like dinuclear metal center hexameric protein, translating to MSNVAEIQDYLVNLAPPDLAESWDNVGLLTGDPAQNVNQIITCLTLTPDVAAEAIAAGADLIISHHPILFRPVQQITSTTVEGKMLLDLIQAKISVYSPHTSYDSAERGINWQLANLLGLEEIGVLRPIVSLSEESGEQQRGAGRYGTLPAEFTLPQLNQLIKQALKVNSLQFVGESDLRIRRIGIACGAAAEFLRDAHRHDCQVLLTGEARFHACLEARALGMGLILPGHYATERPAMERMALLLQQQFPELKIGASQQETDPLQWDCDVEPA from the coding sequence ATGAGCAACGTAGCAGAAATTCAGGATTATCTCGTCAACCTCGCGCCTCCCGATCTGGCCGAAAGCTGGGACAATGTCGGACTGCTGACCGGAGACCCGGCCCAAAACGTGAATCAAATCATCACTTGTTTAACGCTGACGCCGGATGTGGCTGCAGAAGCCATCGCAGCTGGCGCCGATTTGATTATCAGTCATCATCCCATTCTATTTCGACCTGTGCAACAGATTACCTCAACGACGGTTGAAGGCAAAATGCTGCTCGATCTGATTCAGGCGAAAATCTCTGTTTATAGTCCGCACACCTCATATGATAGCGCTGAGCGAGGCATCAACTGGCAACTGGCGAATTTACTCGGCCTGGAAGAGATCGGCGTTCTCCGGCCCATCGTCTCCCTATCAGAAGAGTCGGGAGAACAGCAACGAGGCGCTGGCCGGTATGGAACATTGCCCGCGGAATTCACACTTCCGCAGCTGAATCAGTTAATCAAGCAGGCACTGAAAGTGAATTCGTTGCAGTTTGTCGGCGAATCTGATCTGCGGATTCGTCGAATTGGCATCGCGTGCGGGGCCGCTGCGGAATTCTTGAGAGACGCCCATCGTCATGATTGTCAGGTTCTCCTGACCGGCGAAGCCAGATTCCATGCCTGTCTGGAAGCCCGTGCACTGGGCATGGGATTGATCCTGCCCGGCCATTACGCCACCGAGCGACCGGCGATGGAGCGAATGGCACTACTCTTACAACAGCAGTTTCCGGAATTGAAAATCGGAGCCAGCCAGCAGGAAACCGATCCGCTGCAATGGGACTGTGATGTGGAACCAGCGTGA